A genomic region of Clarias gariepinus isolate MV-2021 ecotype Netherlands chromosome 23, CGAR_prim_01v2, whole genome shotgun sequence contains the following coding sequences:
- the gpd1b gene encoding glycerol-3-phosphate dehydrogenase 1b produces MAPKKVCLIGSGNWGSAIAKIVGTNTTKYATFEDTVNMWVFEETVNGRKLTEIINTEHENVKYLPGHKLPPNVVAIPDLVEAVKGADILIFVIPHQFVKKTCDTIKGHIKSDAVGMSLIKGVDEGPEGLKLISDVIKEKLGITMTVLMGANLANEVADGKFCETTIGCKSKEHGSLLKQLMQTPNFRVTVVEESDVVEICGALKNIVAVGAGFCDGLGFGDNTKAAVIRLGLMEMIAFARIFCTASTVSPATFLESCGVADLITTCYGGRNRKVGEAFAKTGKSIEELEKEMLNGQKLQGPATAAEVNHILKHKNMVDKFPLFNAVYQICFQGHPVKEFISCLQNHPEHM; encoded by the exons ATGGCACCTAAGAAAGTCTGTCTTATCGGCTCTGGTAACTG GGGTTCTGCCATTGCCAAGATCGTgggcaccaacaccactaagtATGCCACATTCGAGGACACAGTGAACATGTGGGTGTTTGAAGAAACGGTGAACGGACGCAAACTCACAGAAATTATCAACACTGAGCATGAGAATGTCAAATACCTGCCAGGACACAAGCTTCCCCCTAATGTG gtGGCTATTCCTGATCTAGTAGAAGCTGTGAAAGGGGCGGACATTCTTATCTTTGTAATCCCACACCAGTTTGTCAAGAAAACATGTGACACAATCAAAGGTCATATCAAGTCGGATGCAGTGGGAATGTCCCTGATCAAG GGTGTTGATGAGGGTCCAGAAGGTTTAAAACTAATTTCTGATGTCATCAAGGAGAAGCTGGGTATCACCATGACCGTGCTAATGGGAGCCAACCTGGCCAATGAGGTGGCTGATGGCAAATTCTGTGAGACCACTATTG GGTGTAAAAGCAAAGAACATGGTTCACTGCTAAAGCAACTCATGCAGACACCAAACTTCCGGGTTACTGTCGTGGAAGAGTCAGATGTTGTGGAGATTTGTGGAGCTTTGAAG AACATTGTGGCAGTTGGTGCAGGCTTCTGTGATGGTCTTGGCTTTGGTGATAACACCAAGGCGGCAGTAATCCGTTTGGGTCTAATGGAGATGATTGCATTTGCAAGAATCTTCTGCACAGCCAGTACGGTCTCCCCCGCCACCTTCCTGGAGAGCTGTGGTGTCGCTGACCTCATCACCACCTGCTACGGGGGACGCAACCGTAAAGTCGGTGAGGCTTTTGCCAAAACCGGCAAG TCAATTGAAGAGCTGGAGAAGGAAATGCTGAATGGCCAGAAGCTTCAGGGTCCAGCCACTGCAGCTGAAGTCAACCACATTCTTAAGCACAAAAACATGGTGGACAA ATTTCCTCTGTTCAATGCAGTGTATCAGATCTGCTTCCAGGGCCATCCAGTGAAAGAGTTCATCAGCTGCTTGCAGAATCACCCAGAACACATGTAA